A genome region from Campylobacter concisus includes the following:
- a CDS encoding DUF4272 domain-containing protein, translated as MPKTAQQRKDESIKILKKEGVAVLESLPLRYDNSEVTPRSVDEIIARAVCSFTAIMCACTIRDNGHLSEDEIAWAKDFLGDFYNDLSVKEKEVVEGRADINLAVNMGWKYESLWILLWALGIAEDIGIMDKICDCEFVMNVFREGGLKNRSKPRSLDEILSKLDLVYRYHWACVDARINGKKLVGLDEEVVMERRAGLEWLCCKGQENDDLRAEFNAWDYPDLNT; from the coding sequence ATGCCAAAAACAGCGCAACAAAGAAAAGATGAGAGTATAAAAATTTTAAAAAAAGAGGGCGTGGCTGTCCTTGAGAGTCTGCCACTAAGGTATGACAATAGTGAAGTTACGCCAAGAAGCGTTGATGAGATCATTGCTCGTGCGGTTTGCTCATTTACGGCCATTATGTGTGCTTGCACTATCCGCGACAATGGCCACCTAAGTGAAGATGAGATAGCTTGGGCTAAAGACTTTTTGGGCGATTTTTATAATGACCTAAGTGTAAAAGAAAAAGAGGTCGTAGAGGGAAGGGCTGATATAAATTTGGCCGTAAATATGGGCTGGAAATATGAGTCGCTTTGGATCTTGCTTTGGGCACTTGGCATTGCTGAAGATATAGGTATAATGGATAAAATTTGCGACTGCGAGTTTGTGATGAATGTCTTTAGAGAGGGTGGGCTCAAAAACCGCTCAAAACCGCGCAGTTTGGATGAAATTTTAAGCAAACTTGACCTAGTTTATCGCTATCACTGGGCGTGTGTGGACGCAAGGATAAATGGCAAAAAGCTTGTTGGACTTGACGAAGAGGTCGTTATGGAAAGACGTGCAGGGCTTGAGTGGTTATGTTGCAAAGGGCAAGAAAATGACGACTTAAGAGCTGAATTTAACGCTTGGGACTACCCTGATCTAAATACGTAA
- a CDS encoding NAD-dependent epimerase, with the protein MKILVTGTAGFIGFHLANALIARGDEVVGYDVINDYYDVNLKLARLKTAGFDVSEIDYGKLITSKTHPNLKFIKADLADEKTMKELFSKEKFDVVVNLAAQAGVRYSLINPKAYIDSNITGFMNILECCRHNEIKNLVYASSSSVYGLNENMPFSTHEAVNHPISLYAATKKSNEMMAHTYSHLFNVPTTGLRFFTVYGPWGRPDMALFLFVDAALKDKTIDVFNYGKMKRDFTYVDDIVKGIIKCIDNPAKPNPAWDAKHPDPATSKAPFKVYNIGNNSPVELMDYIKAVEIKIGREIKKNFLPLQAGDVPATFADVSDLVADFDYKPNTKVNDGVAKFVEWYCEFYGVKI; encoded by the coding sequence ATGAAAATTTTAGTAACTGGAACAGCTGGATTTATAGGATTTCACCTTGCAAATGCCCTTATAGCACGTGGCGATGAGGTCGTTGGATATGACGTGATAAATGACTATTACGACGTAAATTTAAAGCTTGCTCGCCTAAAAACGGCTGGTTTTGACGTGAGCGAGATAGACTATGGCAAACTTATCACCTCAAAAACGCATCCGAATTTAAAATTTATAAAAGCTGACCTCGCTGATGAAAAGACTATGAAAGAGCTTTTTTCTAAAGAAAAATTTGACGTAGTTGTAAATTTAGCCGCACAAGCAGGCGTTCGCTACTCGCTCATAAACCCAAAAGCCTACATCGATAGCAACATCACAGGCTTTATGAATATCCTAGAGTGCTGCCGCCACAATGAGATCAAAAATTTAGTCTATGCAAGCTCAAGCTCGGTTTATGGATTAAATGAGAACATGCCATTTTCTACGCACGAGGCGGTCAATCACCCTATAAGCCTCTATGCTGCGACTAAAAAGAGCAACGAGATGATGGCGCACACTTATAGCCACCTATTTAACGTGCCAACGACTGGACTTCGCTTTTTTACGGTTTATGGACCATGGGGGCGCCCTGATATGGCGCTATTTTTGTTTGTTGACGCAGCGCTTAAAGATAAAACCATTGACGTCTTCAACTACGGCAAGATGAAGCGCGACTTTACCTATGTGGATGACATCGTAAAGGGTATCATCAAGTGCATCGACAACCCTGCTAAGCCAAATCCAGCTTGGGATGCAAAGCACCCAGATCCTGCCACTTCAAAAGCGCCGTTTAAGGTCTATAATATCGGCAACAACAGCCCAGTTGAGCTAATGGATTACATAAAGGCGGTTGAGATAAAGATCGGCCGCGAGATCAAGAAAAATTTCCTCCCACTTCAAGCAGGCGATGTGCCAGCGACATTTGCTGATGTGAGCGATTTGGTAGCTGACTTTGACTACAAGCCAAATACAAAAGTAAATGACGGCGTGGCTAAATTTGTCGAGTGGTATTGCGAGTTTTACGGAGTTAAAATTTAA
- a CDS encoding DNA-3-methyladenine glycosylase I, with the protein MRRCEWAKGELDIAYHDNEWGKVVKDDRKFFEMIVLEGFQAGLSWHGVLQKREAMREAFDGFDPEKIKLYGEDEIAKFMQNERLIRNRLKLKSLSANALAFLSVTKEFGSFYDYLWGYLLRKFDPKFDGKQIINHYQDIKQVPTTTPMSDFVAKELKKRGFKFLGSVSTYAFLQSVGVVDDHMNYCFCKAKA; encoded by the coding sequence ATGAGGCGATGCGAATGGGCAAAAGGTGAGCTTGATATAGCTTACCACGATAACGAGTGGGGTAAAGTCGTAAAAGATGATAGAAAATTTTTTGAAATGATAGTTCTGGAGGGCTTTCAGGCGGGACTTTCATGGCATGGGGTGCTCCAAAAAAGAGAGGCTATGAGAGAGGCGTTTGATGGCTTTGATCCAGAGAAGATCAAGCTTTACGGTGAGGACGAAATAGCGAAATTTATGCAAAATGAGAGGTTGATTCGCAACAGATTAAAACTAAAATCGCTTTCTGCAAACGCCCTTGCATTTTTATCTGTAACCAAAGAATTTGGCAGCTTTTATGACTATTTGTGGGGATATTTGCTAAGAAAATTTGATCCCAAATTTGACGGCAAACAGATTATAAATCACTATCAAGATATCAAACAAGTGCCAACTACTACGCCAATGTCTGACTTTGTGGCAAAGGAGCTAAAAAAGCGAGGGTTTAAATTTTTAGGCTCTGTTAGTACCTATGCATTTTTGCAAAGCGTGGGCGTTGTAGATGATCATATGAATTATTGTTTTTGCAAGGCAAAAGCTTGA
- a CDS encoding DNA ligase, with amino-acid sequence MRIIFAVLALINFAFSLDLLRLSEYKDQNISGWLASEKLDGVRAYWDGENLLSRQGKKLNAPLSFTKNFPKFALDGELYAKELKFEEIQATVMDKLPDEKAWQRLKFHIFDVPEANGGLLDRLEVLAKFLKNEPNHNLIIIKQIKMRDNAHFLKFTEDIILKGGEGAVVREQNAPYERKRSKNALKFKKFKDAECEVVSINKGSGKYAKFAGSLTCKALGGKDDEEKAGEPKSGTIFKIGSGLSDEKRQNPPKIGSIITYKFQNLTAKGKPRFPIFLRVRED; translated from the coding sequence ATTAGAATAATTTTTGCGGTTTTAGCCCTTATAAATTTTGCATTTTCTCTTGATTTGCTGCGCCTTAGTGAGTATAAAGATCAAAATATCTCAGGCTGGCTAGCTAGCGAAAAGCTTGATGGCGTGCGTGCCTACTGGGACGGAGAGAATTTACTATCAAGACAGGGCAAAAAGCTAAATGCACCGCTAAGTTTTACTAAAAATTTCCCAAAATTTGCACTTGATGGCGAGCTTTACGCAAAAGAGCTTAAGTTTGAAGAAATTCAAGCAACAGTGATGGATAAGTTGCCCGATGAAAAAGCTTGGCAGAGGTTAAAATTTCATATTTTTGATGTGCCTGAGGCAAATGGTGGCTTGCTTGATAGGCTTGAAGTTTTAGCTAAATTTCTAAAAAATGAGCCAAATCACAATTTAATCATCATAAAACAGATAAAGATGCGAGATAACGCTCATTTTTTAAAATTCACAGAGGACATTATCTTAAAAGGTGGCGAAGGGGCTGTGGTGCGTGAGCAAAATGCACCGTACGAGCGAAAAAGAAGTAAAAATGCACTGAAATTTAAAAAATTTAAAGATGCCGAATGCGAGGTGGTTTCCATAAATAAAGGTAGCGGCAAATACGCAAAATTTGCTGGCTCGCTTACCTGCAAAGCGCTTGGTGGCAAAGATGACGAAGAAAAAGCTGGTGAGCCAAAATCTGGCACTATCTTTAAAATAGGCTCAGGACTAAGCGATGAAAAGCGCCAAAATCCCCCAAAAATAGGCTCTATCATCACATATAAATTTCAAAATTTAACAGCCAAAGGCAAGCCAAGATTTCCAATATTTTTAAGGGTTAGAGAAGATTAA
- the galE gene encoding UDP-glucose 4-epimerase GalE — MKILVTGGAGYIGSHVVKALLKQGNDEITIIDNLCKGSQKALEALQKIGNFKFINANLEDDLSEIFANGKFDAIIHFAAFIEVFESMSEPLKYYLNNTANVARVLRYAKAYNVNKFIFSSTAAVYGEPDVAEVSETTPTNPINPYGRSKLMSEQIIKDYAASNENFKFAILRYFNVAGADEEGLIGQNYPNATHLIKVAVQTILGKRESMGIFGDDYATKDGTCVRDYIHVSDLADAHISALEYIGQNGSETFNVGYGRGFSVKEVIETAKKVSEVNFKVQNAPRRDGDPAILISNASKLRSLTSWKPKRDDLALIIKTALEWEKKI, encoded by the coding sequence TTGAAAATTTTAGTAACAGGTGGTGCTGGATATATCGGCAGCCACGTAGTAAAAGCACTTTTAAAGCAAGGCAATGATGAGATAACCATCATCGATAATCTCTGCAAGGGCTCACAAAAAGCACTTGAGGCGCTCCAAAAAATCGGAAATTTTAAATTTATAAACGCAAATTTAGAAGATGATCTAAGTGAAATTTTCGCAAATGGTAAATTTGATGCGATCATCCATTTTGCAGCGTTTATCGAGGTATTTGAGAGTATGAGTGAGCCGCTAAAATACTATCTAAACAACACCGCAAACGTTGCAAGGGTGCTAAGATACGCAAAAGCTTACAATGTAAATAAATTTATATTTAGCTCAACTGCTGCAGTTTACGGCGAGCCAGATGTGGCGGAGGTTAGCGAAACCACGCCTACAAACCCGATAAATCCATACGGCAGAAGTAAGCTTATGAGCGAGCAGATCATTAAAGACTACGCAGCGTCAAATGAAAATTTTAAATTTGCAATACTTCGCTACTTCAACGTAGCAGGCGCAGACGAAGAGGGACTTATCGGTCAAAATTATCCAAATGCTACGCACCTTATCAAAGTGGCTGTGCAAACTATACTTGGCAAGCGTGAGAGCATGGGTATCTTTGGCGATGACTACGCAACAAAAGATGGCACATGTGTGAGGGACTACATCCACGTTAGCGACCTAGCAGACGCTCATATCAGCGCGCTGGAATACATCGGTCAAAACGGTAGCGAAACTTTTAACGTGGGATATGGCAGAGGATTTAGTGTAAAAGAGGTCATCGAGACCGCAAAAAAGGTAAGTGAGGTAAATTTCAAGGTACAAAACGCACCAAGAAGGGATGGCGACCCAGCTATCCTTATCTCAAACGCAAGCAAACTGCGCTCGCTAACAAGCTGGAAGCCAAAAAGAGATGACCTAGCGCTCATCATAAAAACCGCTCTTGAGTGGGAAAAGAAAATTTAA